The DNA region ctgttttgttctgttcttttctcttttttctgttttgttcttttctgttctgttctttctttttctattttgttcttttctattcttttcttttgttcttttctgttctttctttttctattttgttcttttctattcttttcttttgttcttttctgttctgttccattctgttctgttcttttctattcttttgctctgttccattctgttcttttctattcttttctttctttttctattttgttcttttctgttcttttctctttttttctgttttgttcttttctattctttctttttctattttgttcttttctattcttttcttttgttcttttctgttctgttccattctgttcttttctttccttttctattcttttgttctgttccattctgttcttttctattcttttctttttctattttgttcttttctcttttttctgttctgttctattctttctttttctgttttgttcttttctattcttttgttcttttctgttctgttccattctgttcttttctttccttttctattctgctcttctctgtccctttttgcTGCAACCTACCAACCTGTCCTACCAACCAGCATCTCTGCGCACGTGGCGCCCGATCGGTGCTCAGTTCCCAGCCAGCGTTCGAAAGGGGCGGGGTGAGCGTCTTCCTCTCGATTCGCTCGGCTTTCCTCTGCTTCGGCCTGGCCTGGCCTAGCTCGGCGCTCCGCTGCCAGGTCTGGGCTGGGCCCCCTCATTCCGGAAGTGGGGGAGAACCGCGATCGTAGGCAGCGTCGGGCTTCGCCCCGCCGGTTCGTCCGTCTCCGTCATCATGTCTACTATGGTTTTCGGGTCGAAGAGCTTCAAGCCGAGGGCGCCGGACAAGGGCGCCTTCCCCTTGGATCATTTCGGTGAGGGGTGGGGGAAGTGCGCATGCGCGGCTCTTCTTTCCACAGAGACTCCCAGCGATGAGAACGCCCACCATAGAGGTGGCAAATCTAGAGCGtcgccaccctccctccctccctccctccctccctccctatctatctatctatctatctatctatctatctatctatctatctatctatctatctatctctatctatctatctatctatctatctatctatctaatctatccatccatccatccatccacacacagGGTGTCTCGGtggctttaagacgtgtggacttcaactcccagaattctctagtcaGCCAtgttggcttgggaattctgggagttgaagtccatacacatttaaagtggccaagtttgaaaaatactacaggtagtcccgacttacaacagttcccttagtgaccgtttgaactgaaaaaaagtgaccattcttcatacttacgaccgttgcagcatttctcccatggtcacgtgatttacattcggacgcTCGCCAACcgactcacacttatgacggtcgcagtgtcccagggtcacgcgatGCCCtctttgagaccttctgaccagcgaagtcaatggggaagccagattgactggcgtcactaatttaacaactgcggcgattcacttaaaaaccccagcgaggaaagtcgtaaaacggggcaaaactcacttagctgatgtctcacttagtgacataaattttgggctcagttgtgtcaAAAGAAAGAGTCGCATCTCAGGATGAGCCACGGTGAAGTTTGCGGTGAACATTTTTAGTCAGCCATAGTTTTTGtgaaacagaatatagaataaacagagtcggaagggaccttggaggtcttctagtccaaccccctgcttaggcaggagaccctacaccacttcagacaaatgattatccaacttttacttgaaaacatccagtgatggagcacccacaacttctggaggcaagtggttccactgaccAATcgttaggaaattcctctttagttctCGCTTGCTTCTCCTTGATCAGTAACTAGGTAGCCTGActgggtggttcagtggctaagacactgaggttgtcgatcaggaaggtccggcagtttggtggttcaaatccctaggacCTTGCCGTGtgtgagcaaggggttggactaaatgacctccaaggcctcttccaactctgttactattTACTGTttcatttccatccattccttcttgccctgccttctcaggtgctttggagaataggttgaccctcttctttctggcagcccctcaaatatcggaagactgctatcatgtcccttcTAGTTCCTTCTTTTCATCTGTCCTAGAACTTTCATCCTTTTTCCAGactcctcctcctgcctttggCATACACGGCTCTTTTGGGGATCAATCTGAATTCCAGGATTCTTGTACTTTTTCTTCCAAACGAAGACAAGCAGAAAAGGGTGAGGTTTTcgtcttgttttgtttttgtgcaGGAGAATGTAcgcttttcaaagaaaaattcaTGAAGTGTCTGCGGGCAAATAACTTTGAGAACGGATTGTGCAGGCAGGAGTCGAAAGAATACCTTGAATGCCGAATGGAGAGGTGAGAACTGCTGAGGTTAATGGGTGTTCGGCTCGCTCTGCACGAGTCCCGGTTGGCTAAATAAAGTCTTCAGACATCTGGGATCTGTGCAATCTCAAGGCAGGAAGGCAAATTCACACACACGCATTTTTTCCCTCTGGGGAATAAAGCTACTCCTTCTCCAAGCAGCCCAGAGTTACTATGAGTTGTACTGacatatacattttaataataataataataataccaacatatacattttaataataacaacaacaacaacaacaattgtgtggttaatctttggtaagattcactattattattgttattattattattaataataataataatattaatattcttaaatattattattagtagtattagtattagtatattgtgtgttgtcccgattgtaattggagcccttggagcaataccccaagggctacctcgctatttggaaattttaaatttatcagacttgaacattctgattctacaaaaaaccacgcCAGCGGAACTGccaaaaactgcgctactcggaacatcttatataaGAAGgtgcttggttgatacctaggacgctggcagcaaaccgtatcaaccattagccctaatcaatggtatttgtgatgcatttttgaatgttctttTGACTGAGTTTcacgtttaatgaataaaagaaataataataatagtgatgTAAAAAGCCAACATTGCTTTAAGAAAAAGATTGACTCTCTTAGCAAGCGTGCTTCATTGTTAGATAgttgctatagcaatagcaatagcagttagacttatataccgcttcatagggctttcagccctctctaagcggtttacagagtcagcatatcgcccccacagtctgggtcctcatttttacccacctcggaaggatggaaggctgagtcaaccttgagccggtgagatttgaaccgctgaactgcagataacagtcagctgaagtggcctgcagtactgcaccctaaccactgcgccacctcggctcatcactaGTTGCTGCCTTCTGAATCACTGCCTGCCAACTTTCAAGTACCTATATTTTTATTCACAGAAGAAACAGAAATGTATTAATTAAAGGTAAATTTAAATGGGATTTGTAGGAAGCTAAATTCTCTTGTCCTGTACCATGTGCAAGAGCCTTCTATATAACTTCTGGAATTTATCCTACACATACACACTCTAAATATAATCCTTTGggccgtgtctgtgtgtgtgtgtgtgtttgcttttaGAGAAACTAAATTATTCAACAGTGGAAATGAACATGGCTAAATGTGCAGCTTTGAAGCCTTAACGATTTATTCGATCTTGTTTGATTTCTTCCAGGGAACTGATGGCCAAAGAGCCCCTGGAAAAACTGGGGTTTAAAGACCTAAAGGAagagaaacccaaagaccagcctcAGACAGTGCAACAAAACCCCTCCTGACCATCAATTCTGATCCCAGAATCTGCAGCCATTTATATTGTACATGTTCTCCTTTGCGTTTCCTCGAAAAACGTCACAGAAATTCAGCAAATGGTGGATTTGAAGGCCTTCAGAAAGAGGGCGAGGTtcgttttccagctgtttcagtaGTTTTGGGATGGTTTTTCCctttaacaaaaagaaaagaagattgcGATGCCTTTGGATAGAATGTTTGGACTTGTGTTGACATTAGAAATATTAAAAACGTACGCCAATCATCGGAAGTGATGCTGTTAGATTTTTGGTCCTCTGAACTGAGTTTTTAATTCAAGGTTTCGCCTTCTTTTTCTCTGTCCTCATAATGAGGAATGAGCTGTGCAGAATTCTGGTTCCATCAGGAGGTGTATGAGTGTGTTTGTATAGAGGCAGTCCTCATTTAGCGACATAAGCCCACTtgcggattcacttaatgactgagtctctggtcccaattgtggccacTAAACAAGGACAACCTGTGTTGGGGGAACTGTAGGAATGTATCTTGGAGTTCTTCAGGAAAAACAGCCCGTTGTGAGATAAATACACAAAGCATCCTCAAATTATGATAAAAATggggcccaacatttctgttgttaagcgagtcagttgttaagtgagctttgccccaactttacaaccttccttgccacagttgctaagtgaatcactgcaattattaaattagtagcacggctattaagtaaatttggcttccccattgactttgcttgttttagatagatagatagatagatagatagatagatagatagatagatagatagatagatagatagat from Thamnophis elegans isolate rThaEle1 chromosome 14, rThaEle1.pri, whole genome shotgun sequence includes:
- the LOC116517723 gene encoding cytochrome c oxidase assembly protein COX19, which encodes MSTMVFGSKSFKPRAPDKGAFPLDHFGECTLFKEKFMKCLRANNFENGLCRQESKEYLECRMERELMAKEPLEKLGFKDLKEEKPKDQPQTVQQNPS